In Musa acuminata AAA Group cultivar baxijiao chromosome BXJ2-3, Cavendish_Baxijiao_AAA, whole genome shotgun sequence, the following proteins share a genomic window:
- the LOC103976928 gene encoding uncharacterized protein LOC103976928 isoform X1: MVFLLFLFFYFIIFIGLSKLYFDKFSGASSCQKIFLNSSHIKITSSSSNLGWWMRREDRGYECNFTKWYGICNSSSHLSCFWLSLLTTVARGDIKSQFRRRFASATANCLPLSLDHGGGGHDEGGRGPSLCLTGLMEGGYLTAEKPSYRRTLVIQVALCLALYAAFHIGTPQPPPASSPGGARLGGKPADLYFMSVRGGVRTPREQSQLLEQMEKVAKTYRASFVVNIAELGDRDPLLQNATLHFPREIPWYTTAASGGQMMGSFLKRIRLPYEQTLDIIGTGSLQDLSYEEQLNKNGTNNLHWMRRMLATSNSTWLIVVGFDPMTICDEKEATRTIKFNKPLHNVFLEFGVDAYLSKQGCAGYFYHDEGIAYMGNPGPADKLNRALSINVNPDVLSELHNGFLLHRVSPLEMESYFIDSSGRIALKTMIRHRGRGAI; encoded by the exons atggtgttcttgttgtttttatttttttattttattatttttattgggttgtcaaaattatactttgataaattttctggggctagctcatgtcaaaaaatatttttgaattcaTCCCATATTAAAATCACTTCATCTTCCTCCAACTTAGGTTGGTGGATGAGAAGAGAAGACAGAGGATATGAATGTAATTTTACTAAATGGTATGGCATATGTAACAGTAGTAGTCATCTTTCATGTTTCTGGTTATCCCTTCTGACAACTGTTGCGAGAGGCGATATAAAGAGCCAATTCAGACGTCGCTTTGCATCTGCTACTGCTAATTGCCTGCCTCTAAGCCTCGATCACGGCGGTGGCGGTCACGACGAGGGAGGGAGAGGTCCGTCCCTTTGTCTCACTGGTCTTATGGAGGGCGGTTACCTCACCGCGGAGAAGCCCTCGTACCGGCGCACCCTCGTGATCCAGGTCGCCCTCTGCCTCGCCCTCTACGCCGCCTTCCACATTGGGACCCCCCAGCCGCCCCCCGCTTCCTCCCCCGGCGGCGCCCGGCTCGGTGGGAAGCCGGCGGATCTCTACTTCATGAGCGTGAGGGGCGGCGTGAGGACGCCGCGAGAACAATCGCAGCTCCTCGAACAG ATGGAGAAGGTAGCAAAAACCTACAGAGCAAGCTTTGTGGTGAACATTGCGGAACTTGGGGACCGTGATCCACTCTTGCAGAAT GCCACTTTGCATTTTCCACGGGAGATTCCCTG GTATACAACAGCTGCTTCTGGTGGACAAATGATGGGAAGCTTCTTGAAGAGAATCAGGTTACCATATGAGCAAACACTAGACATCATTGGTACAGGGTCTTTGCAG GACCTTTCTTATGAAGAGCAACTAAACAAAAATGGAACTAACAACTTGCATTGGATGCGGAGGATGTTAGCAACATCGAACAGTACCTG GCTCATTGTCGTCGGGTTTGATCCGATGACAATTTGTGATGAGAAGGAAGCAACAAGAACCATAAAGTTTAACAAGCCTCTACACAATGTCTTTTTGGAATTTGGAGTG GATGCCTACCTGAGCAAGCAGGGCTGTGCCGGTTACTTTTACCACGATGAAGGCATCGCGTACATGGGGAACCCAGGTCCTGCAGACAAATTAAACAGAGCTTTATCAATAAATGTGAATCCAGATGTTCTCAG TGAACTGCACAATGGTTTCTTATTACACAGAGTTAGTCCACTGGAGATG GAATCCTACTTCATTGACTCCTCGGGTAGGATAGCTCTTAAAACCATGATTCGCCACCGTGGAAGAGGGGCTATATGA
- the LOC103976928 gene encoding uncharacterized protein LOC103976928 isoform X2 codes for MRREDRGYECNFTKWYGICNSSSHLSCFWLSLLTTVARGDIKSQFRRRFASATANCLPLSLDHGGGGHDEGGRGPSLCLTGLMEGGYLTAEKPSYRRTLVIQVALCLALYAAFHIGTPQPPPASSPGGARLGGKPADLYFMSVRGGVRTPREQSQLLEQMEKVAKTYRASFVVNIAELGDRDPLLQNATLHFPREIPWYTTAASGGQMMGSFLKRIRLPYEQTLDIIGTGSLQDLSYEEQLNKNGTNNLHWMRRMLATSNSTWLIVVGFDPMTICDEKEATRTIKFNKPLHNVFLEFGVDAYLSKQGCAGYFYHDEGIAYMGNPGPADKLNRALSINVNPDVLSELHNGFLLHRVSPLEMESYFIDSSGRIALKTMIRHRGRGAI; via the exons ATGAGAAGAGAAGACAGAGGATATGAATGTAATTTTACTAAATGGTATGGCATATGTAACAGTAGTAGTCATCTTTCATGTTTCTGGTTATCCCTTCTGACAACTGTTGCGAGAGGCGATATAAAGAGCCAATTCAGACGTCGCTTTGCATCTGCTACTGCTAATTGCCTGCCTCTAAGCCTCGATCACGGCGGTGGCGGTCACGACGAGGGAGGGAGAGGTCCGTCCCTTTGTCTCACTGGTCTTATGGAGGGCGGTTACCTCACCGCGGAGAAGCCCTCGTACCGGCGCACCCTCGTGATCCAGGTCGCCCTCTGCCTCGCCCTCTACGCCGCCTTCCACATTGGGACCCCCCAGCCGCCCCCCGCTTCCTCCCCCGGCGGCGCCCGGCTCGGTGGGAAGCCGGCGGATCTCTACTTCATGAGCGTGAGGGGCGGCGTGAGGACGCCGCGAGAACAATCGCAGCTCCTCGAACAG ATGGAGAAGGTAGCAAAAACCTACAGAGCAAGCTTTGTGGTGAACATTGCGGAACTTGGGGACCGTGATCCACTCTTGCAGAAT GCCACTTTGCATTTTCCACGGGAGATTCCCTG GTATACAACAGCTGCTTCTGGTGGACAAATGATGGGAAGCTTCTTGAAGAGAATCAGGTTACCATATGAGCAAACACTAGACATCATTGGTACAGGGTCTTTGCAG GACCTTTCTTATGAAGAGCAACTAAACAAAAATGGAACTAACAACTTGCATTGGATGCGGAGGATGTTAGCAACATCGAACAGTACCTG GCTCATTGTCGTCGGGTTTGATCCGATGACAATTTGTGATGAGAAGGAAGCAACAAGAACCATAAAGTTTAACAAGCCTCTACACAATGTCTTTTTGGAATTTGGAGTG GATGCCTACCTGAGCAAGCAGGGCTGTGCCGGTTACTTTTACCACGATGAAGGCATCGCGTACATGGGGAACCCAGGTCCTGCAGACAAATTAAACAGAGCTTTATCAATAAATGTGAATCCAGATGTTCTCAG TGAACTGCACAATGGTTTCTTATTACACAGAGTTAGTCCACTGGAGATG GAATCCTACTTCATTGACTCCTCGGGTAGGATAGCTCTTAAAACCATGATTCGCCACCGTGGAAGAGGGGCTATATGA